The genomic interval TACACTTAATTAAAAAAATGTTAAAGAGGTGGAGAATAGTGGTGTATGATCGCGCCTATATAGATTACCTAATTTATTTTCACTGTGATCGAGATTATTTTGAGTGTCATGAGGTATTAGAGGAGCATTGGAAAAGCGACCCACCAAAACAACGAAAAAAATACTGGGTTGGTCTCATTCAAGTTGCTGTTGGGTTGTACCATCAGAGACGAAGAAATTTTGCTGGTGCCCTAAGAATGATGACAAATGCCATTGAACTGTTGGAAAATGATCAACAGGCTGTTCGGAATCTTGGATTACAAAGTGAATTATTATTAAAACAATTGGAAAAGCGAAAAAAAGAAATCGAAAATAATCAAGATTATTATAGTTTCGATCTTCCAATCTGCGATGAGAAATTACTTGCATATTGCCAGCAACTTTGTCTGGATTCTAAAGTCTTATGGGGACAGACAAGTGATCTATCAAACGAATACCTTATACATAAGCATATGAAACGTAATAGGACGGATGTAATTGAAGAACGGAGACAACAGCTTGAGCGAAGAAAAAATCAAAGAAAGTCTTATTAAGGTAAGGCCTCTTATGCTTTGACAGCCTGCCCCTGTGGCTTTCTCCCGCCTTGGACGTCCTGATCCTCTTTAATCTCCTGATTTGAATTGGGAGAAATTGCAAAAAGCCAATGATCAACATCGTTCATCACTGGCTTTTTCATTAGCAATCGCCTTTACACTTTTCAAAAAATGCTTCTGTTTCGTCATTTGGAACAACAGACTTGTTTTTGTAGAGATCTTTTACGGCATTTACCATGCTTTTACCAATGCCCTGCTGACGATGTGAAGGGTTTACTGTGACATGCTTGATTTCCACAATATCTTCTTCTTTCATAACAACACCAATCGCACCGATAATGTCCTCACCTTGTTTCCAAAGAAACAACTGCCAATCATCTGCTGTTTCATATTGTTTTATTGTTTGTTGTAATTGTTTCAGATCTTTTTCAGCTGGCATAAATGACAGAAGACCCATGGCAATTTTTTCGAAACTTTTTTTATAGCGTATTAACATATTTACCCCTCATTAACGAAATAGCTTTCCGAAAAGCGAAAGCAATAATCTTGCTTAGAAAAAAGTTATAAATTGGAATAATTCATAGGTAATCGAATAAAATCACTTCTCAACACATTATAAACAGTTTTGAAGTGATTTTAAACACTTTTAAGAAAATTAATGTAATGATTTAAGTAAATTTGCCATTTCAATCGCAGTAACTGCTGCTTCATACCCTTTGTTACCAGCCTTTGTTCCTGCTCGTTCAATTGCTTGTTCGATTGTTTCAGTCGTTAAAACACCAAATACAACAGGTACACCAGTTGATAATGTAGCTTTCGAAACACCTTTAGCAGCTTCATTGCAAACATAATCATAATGTGTTGTTGCTCCGCGAATAACCGTTCCTAATGTAATGACCGCATCATAATTACCTGTCTCAGCTAATTTCTTTGCAACTAATGGCAATTCAAATGCTCCTGGGACCCATGCAACCGTAACATTCTCCTCTTCTACGCCATGTCTTTTCAAACCATCCTCTGCACCGGTTAATAGTTTACCTGTAATAAACTCATTAAAACGTGCGACAACAATTGCTACTTTTATTCCACTGCCTATTAAGTGACCTTCAAAAGTTGTTTTCATCTATCGTTCCTCCAAAATAATGTGATTTTATTTAAAGATGAAAAAATCATCCTAAGTAATTTAGATATCGTTTATATTCGAGTATAACTGCTATTCATTTTCTTAATTTATCAAGGTATTCATTTGACGATATTGGATTAAATCTTGAATCGTAATAATCTTCAAGTCAAACTTCTTTGCCATTTCAAGCAATTCCGTTACTCTTGCCATTGATCCATCTTCTTTTATGACTTCACATATTACTCCGCCAGGTCTTGCCCCGCATAATAATGACAAATCAACAGCTGCTTCTGTATGGCCTGGTCTTTGAAGTACACCGCCATCTTTAGCAATTAATGGAAATGTATGACCTGGACGCTTAAAATCTGATGCCTTTGAGTCATCTGATAGTAATGCTTTAATCGTATCAGCTCGTTCAAAAGCACTGATTCCGGTCTTATTTGTTTTATAATCAACACTAACAGTAAACGCAGTCCCATGTGGATCTGTATTTTCATTTACCATTGGTGTAAGTTCCAGTCGATTTGCTAGTTTTTCAGTAATAGGAACACAAACTAGCCCTCTTCCATGTTTGATCATAAAATTGATTACTTCTGGTGACACTTTTTCCGCTAAGGCTACAAAATCACCTTCATTTTCACGATCTTCGTCATCCACAACAATAACAACTTTACCAAGCTTTAGATCTCCTAGCGCTTCTTCTATTTTATTAAACATCTGTCAATCCCCCTTTTTAAAGAAGATAAAAATCTTCAAGTTATTAATAGAATCCATTTTCTTCTAAAAACGATTTGCTTATTGAAGAATTTTTTGGACTTACTTGTTGATTTATAAATTTTTTTATATATTTGCCGAGCATATCACATTCAATATTTACAATATCCCCAACATCTTTCGTCGCAAGAATTGTTTCAGAAAGCGTATGAGGAATAATCGAAATAATAACTTTTTCTTTTTCTAGACCAAAAATCGTTAAACTAATTCCATCAATTGTAATCGAACCCTTATGGATTAACGTTTCAGTTAACATTTCAGAAAGTTGTAATTCATAATAGACAGCATTTGAGACACGTTGCTTTTTGACAATTTTCGCTACACCATCTACATGTCCAGAAACAATATGACCGCCGAAACGACCATTTGCAGCCATTGCTCTTTCTAAATTTACCCGAGAACCTTGTTTTAATGTATGCAACGATGTGCTTTTTACAGTCTCAGGCATCACATCTACCGAAAATGTTCCTGATGAAAATTCTGTCACTGTTAAACAAACGCCATTAACCGAAATACTATCTCCTAAGTTTATATCATTCATTATTTTTTTTGCTTCAATTGTAAAAACAATCGCATCTTTAGAACTTTGCACGTTATGAATGATTCCAATTTCCTCAATAATTCCCGTAAACATCTTCACACCTCTCTTTCTTTTTCATGAACCAAAATAAACATCGACCTCCTTTAAATAGGCTGGTCATATTTACGTTTACATTAGAAAAACTTGGCTTTTCAGTAATTACTGATGACGAAAGCTATCGTTTTACTCATACTGTCTTCCTTTGGATTTACATTTTGATTCGTACAAAAAAGCCCAAAGTCATAGACTTAGGGCTTGTATATAAGAAATTGATATTTGAGTATGTCAAATAAGAGTATTAAAAGTCTAATTTTTAAACAGAATTTTAATACACCGCAAAAACCGCGCAATTCTTCTCCCATCCAGACTATAACTGTCGGTTCTAGATTTTCACTAGATCCACCGTTAACATTGTTAACGGGTCACGGACTAAGAAACAAAATAAATGCTTCATCACCGCCGGTAGGGATTTTCACCCTGCCCCGAAGAATGTAAATCGAAATATGAAGTTATAAATGTATTTTAGCCGTTTAAAGTGAAAGATGCAATATTTTAGACCTAATTGAAAATATAAAAAAGCTGCATCAATCATCAAATGATTAGATGCAGCTTTTTTCAAGGATTAAGCTTCGTACACTTTTACTTCTTTCATGACATCGTTCGGCTTAATTTTGTAAACAGCCTCAAGGTTTTCAGTTACTTTACCAAAAACAGTATGAACACCATTTAAATGTGGTTGTGGTTCATGAACGATAAAAAATTGGCTACCACCAGTATCTTTTCCTGCATGTGCCATTGATAATGATCCTGCTTCATGTTTATGCGGGTTGCCTTCTGTCTCACATTTAATTGAATAGCCTGGACCGCCAGTTCCTGTTCCATGAGGACAGCCACCTTGTGCTACAAACCCAGGAATTACACGGTGAAATGTTAAACCATTGTAAAAGCCTTCATTTGCTAATTTTTCAAAGTTAGCTACTGTTCCAGGTGCTTCATTTGGAAATAATTCAATAACAAGCTTATCTCCATTTTCCATTGTAATATCTGCTTTTTTCATATGTATGAAACCTCCAATATGTATAATACGTCTAATAGACTGGAATACCTTTCTATTCTACTATAAACTCAACAAGAAAACCAAATGGATCGAACGATTAAATCGTTTGTTTTTCCAAATATCTTAAGAAATGGGGCTTTATCACGAAAAAATAAAATTTTTGATAGAATAAATAATAGCTACAATAATCTCAAAAAATCAATATTACTATTGACATTTGTTAAAAAACACTATAATAGATGTTGTTAGAGTTCCAAGTTCCAATCGCTTTTAAATAGAGGAGGTTACACCTTTGAAAAAATATGTACTTAGTTTATTAGCAGTACTACTATTTGCTTTCCCTTCACTTAGTCACGCCGACGCAGCAGTTGGTGATATCATTATTACTCTTGGTGAAAACTTATCAGAGCAACAAAGACAAACACTTTTACAAGAAATGAATGCAACAGAAGATAATCAAATCATTACTGTTTCTAATGAAGAAGAGCATAAATATTTAGGAAACTATATCCCTAAAGCTACAATTGGAACGAAAGCATTGTCTTCATCTAGTATTACGATAGAAGAAAAAGGTTCTGGGCTTGAAGTAAAGACAAAAAATATTAATTGGGTAACTGACGAAATGTATTTGAATGCCCTTATGACAGCAGGTGTAAAGGATGCTACCATCTATGTAACTGCTCCAATCGAAGTATCAGGAACAGCAGCCTTAACAGGATTAATTAAGGCTTATGAAATATCTTCAGAAGAAGCAATACCTGAAGATGTAAAACAAGTTGCAAATGAAGAGCTTGTTACAACAGCTAAACTTGGAGATGAAGTTGGGACAGAAAATGCAGCAGCGCTAATGGCAAAAATAAAAGATGAAATTGCTAAAAATGGTGTCCCTGAATCAGATGCTGATCTTCGTACCTTAATTGAAAATGCTGCTAAAGAGCTAGGGATTACCTTATCAGAAGCAGATATTAATAGCTTAGTTGAGCTGTTTAATAAAATGAAAGATATCAATATCGACTGGAACCAGGTTGGCCAACAGCTTGATAAAGCCAAAGATAAAATATCGAACTTTTTAAATTCTGAGGAAGGCCAGACTTTCTTACAACAAGTAAAGGAATTTTTCATTGCCTTATGGGATGCGATTATTTCCATCTTTACAAATAATGAGCAATCAGCAATGGAATAAATCCTTATTGAATGAAATTCAAAAAAAGACTCCTATGAATGGTAGGCTAAAACCTCATTCATAGGAGTCTTTTTCATCATTAACACATTACTGTTCATTGTGAAAAGGTGATTATAAAATAAATTCATCAATTTTATGGACAAGTTCATTTATTTCCGGTTTACTTATTTGCGCGCTCGCCCCAACCATTTTACCTTTATGGCGTAGGTCATCCGTAATAAGTGAAGAGAAAATGACCACTGGAAGAATCGTTAAAGCTTGGTCTTCTTTTATTCGTCTTGTTAAATGATGTCCATCCATTTGAGGCATTTCTACATCAGTTATGACGATCTGAACCTCATCCTCGATAGCTTTACCAGTATCGATAATAGATTGTAAGTATAATAATGCATCTTTACCATTCTCGAAAAATTCAACATGAATGAAACCTGCTTCTGCTAGAGTATCTTGTAATAATTTACGTAGTAATGGTGAATCCTCTGCAATAACAAGTTTTTTCTCTGAGCGCTCTCTTTTTCCTAATTTCTTAATTTGATCTAATCGAATACCTGATTCTGGGTTAATATCAACAACAATTTTTTCAAAATCTAATAATAACACCATTTCATCTTGAATTTTTAGGACACCTGTAATCTGGCTTTCTAATCCTTGATACATATCAGAAGGCTTTTCTATTTTGTCCCATGAGATTCGATGAATTTGCGAAACAGCATGAACACGAAAAACAATTTTCGTTTTATTAAATTCTGTAACAATAAATTTTTCATTTTGTGGATTCTCGCTAGGAGTTGACCCAATCGCTCTCTCAACATTTACAACAGGTAATATTTCACCGCGAATATCAATGATTCCATCTATATTCGGATGTGAGTGCGGAATTTTGGTCACCTTTACAGGTTGAATGATTTCTTTAACTTTTATCACATTTATCCCTAATTTATTATGTCCTACAGTAAATTCAACGATCTCCAGTTCATTTGTTCCACTTTCAAGTAAGATCCCTTTATGTTGATCCATTCTAAACTTCCTTCCATTTAATCTAACCTTTGTATTAATTATATCGGCTAAATGAAAAGAAAATAAAGTAGTTAAAGATAACCTTTTTATCGTTGGAACATAAAAGGGGCATTGGATATAAAAAAATAAAGCTTGGATTTTCTCCAAGCTCCATTAATATAAATAATTTATTATTCTTTCGTCAGCTAAATTTGTATAAATCGGGCATTTTTTTGCATCCCTTCCATATTGCCATAACCAAACATTCGCTTTACAAGACGGTGCTGCTGGATTATATTTTGGCGCTTTCCTCTCAGATGTAGCCCCGATCTCTGGTTCAGCACTCCATAGGATTGCTTGAACCGCCACTTCATTATTTTCTTGA from Metabacillus sediminilitoris carries:
- a CDS encoding DUF309 domain-containing protein; amino-acid sequence: MYDRAYIDYLIYFHCDRDYFECHEVLEEHWKSDPPKQRKKYWVGLIQVAVGLYHQRRRNFAGALRMMTNAIELLENDQQAVRNLGLQSELLLKQLEKRKKEIENNQDYYSFDLPICDEKLLAYCQQLCLDSKVLWGQTSDLSNEYLIHKHMKRNRTDVIEERRQQLERRKNQRKSY
- a CDS encoding GNAT family N-acetyltransferase, which codes for MLIRYKKSFEKIAMGLLSFMPAEKDLKQLQQTIKQYETADDWQLFLWKQGEDIIGAIGVVMKEEDIVEIKHVTVNPSHRQQGIGKSMVNAVKDLYKNKSVVPNDETEAFFEKCKGDC
- the ribH gene encoding 6,7-dimethyl-8-ribityllumazine synthase, whose amino-acid sequence is MKTTFEGHLIGSGIKVAIVVARFNEFITGKLLTGAEDGLKRHGVEEENVTVAWVPGAFELPLVAKKLAETGNYDAVITLGTVIRGATTHYDYVCNEAAKGVSKATLSTGVPVVFGVLTTETIEQAIERAGTKAGNKGYEAAVTAIEMANLLKSLH
- the ribE gene encoding riboflavin synthase — its product is MFTGIIEEIGIIHNVQSSKDAIVFTIEAKKIMNDINLGDSISVNGVCLTVTEFSSGTFSVDVMPETVKSTSLHTLKQGSRVNLERAMAANGRFGGHIVSGHVDGVAKIVKKQRVSNAVYYELQLSEMLTETLIHKGSITIDGISLTIFGLEKEKVIISIIPHTLSETILATKDVGDIVNIECDMLGKYIKKFINQQVSPKNSSISKSFLEENGFY
- a CDS encoding peptidylprolyl isomerase translates to MKKADITMENGDKLVIELFPNEAPGTVANFEKLANEGFYNGLTFHRVIPGFVAQGGCPHGTGTGGPGYSIKCETEGNPHKHEAGSLSMAHAGKDTGGSQFFIVHEPQPHLNGVHTVFGKVTENLEAVYKIKPNDVMKEVKVYEA
- a CDS encoding DUF1002 domain-containing protein, translated to MKKYVLSLLAVLLFAFPSLSHADAAVGDIIITLGENLSEQQRQTLLQEMNATEDNQIITVSNEEEHKYLGNYIPKATIGTKALSSSSITIEEKGSGLEVKTKNINWVTDEMYLNALMTAGVKDATIYVTAPIEVSGTAALTGLIKAYEISSEEAIPEDVKQVANEELVTTAKLGDEVGTENAAALMAKIKDEIAKNGVPESDADLRTLIENAAKELGITLSEADINSLVELFNKMKDINIDWNQVGQQLDKAKDKISNFLNSEEGQTFLQQVKEFFIALWDAIISIFTNNEQSAME
- a CDS encoding chemotaxis protein, which codes for MDQHKGILLESGTNELEIVEFTVGHNKLGINVIKVKEIIQPVKVTKIPHSHPNIDGIIDIRGEILPVVNVERAIGSTPSENPQNEKFIVTEFNKTKIVFRVHAVSQIHRISWDKIEKPSDMYQGLESQITGVLKIQDEMVLLLDFEKIVVDINPESGIRLDQIKKLGKRERSEKKLVIAEDSPLLRKLLQDTLAEAGFIHVEFFENGKDALLYLQSIIDTGKAIEDEVQIVITDVEMPQMDGHHLTRRIKEDQALTILPVVIFSSLITDDLRHKGKMVGASAQISKPEINELVHKIDEFIL